One stretch of Jiangella gansuensis DSM 44835 DNA includes these proteins:
- a CDS encoding WhiB family transcriptional regulator, producing MTWIDDWTSLAACRASEPDELFVQGAAQNRAKAVCLGCPVRTECLADALDNRTEFGIWGGMTERERRALLRRRPEVDSWRGLLEAARDEYAAQAG from the coding sequence ATGACGTGGATCGATGACTGGACCAGCTTGGCGGCGTGCCGCGCCAGTGAGCCTGACGAGCTCTTCGTCCAAGGGGCCGCGCAGAACCGCGCGAAGGCGGTGTGCCTGGGCTGCCCGGTCCGCACCGAGTGCCTTGCGGACGCCTTGGACAACCGGACCGAGTTCGGCATCTGGGGTGGCATGACCGAGCGCGAGCGGCGGGCGCTGCTGCGCCGGCGGCCCGAGGTCGACTCGTGGCGCGGCCTGCTCGAAGCGGCCCGGGACGAGTACGCGGCACAAGCCGGCTGA